In the genome of Candidatus Methylacidiphilales bacterium, the window AACTTCGGGTCTATCAAGCAGCCCTTGACTTCGTAGTTTGGACGACGGATTTCTTGTCGGAAATGGATGTAAAGGCTTCGTTCAAGGATCAGTTGGACCGGGCTTCGACCAGCGTTGTTCTCAATATCGCGGAAGGAAATGCCAAATGGACGTCGAACGACCGTGCGCGGTTTCTGCGAATTGCCATGGGTTCGGCCTTGGAGTGTGCGGCTTGTTTGGATGTGGCTGTTGCCAAGAAAGCAATCGAGGCCGCGAAGACTGTCCGTGGGAAAGAATTGCTGAGAGCGGTGGTCGCCATGTTGACCGGATTATTGCAGGATTCGGCCTCACGTTTGAGGGAAGAGCCATGAAAGGTCTGCCTCAATCGTTCTCGTACTCGTGCTCTTTCTCCTTCTCTCGGGTTTTGTGCCCCCCTCCCCCTCCCTCCCGCAGGGACAGGGAGAGAACGAGCACGAGAGCGAGTAAGAGAACGAGTTTGGGATCATGAATCCGACCCGTGAGCAAATCACCTTCCGCCTGGAGCGCATCCGGGCGGTGGCCAGCGGGGTCGTGGAGCCCTTGGGTGGGACCTTTTTCCTGATGATCGCCATCAAGTTTTACGGGGCGGGCGATACAGCGCAGGCGATTGCGGCCACGGGGGGCTCGGCGGGATTGTTGCTCGGACCGCCGGTGGTTTCGTGGGTTCAGGGTACGGGGTGGCCGGTGAACCGGGTCTTGGCGGGATTCCAACTGGCCTTGGCGTTCTTCCTTCTTCTGGCCGCATGGGTCCCCTGGTTGCCGGTCTATGTGGCAGCGGGGTTGGTGACATTGACGTTGTTGACCGCTGCTGTGCCGCTGGCGACGGAGTTTTACCAGCAGAATTACCCCCCGGAGCGAAGGGGGACGTTGTTCAGCATTTCTTCGACCATCCGGCTGGGTTTTGCCGCTGTGGTGACCTGGGCGGCGGGGGAATGGATGGTGCGTGACCCGGCAAATTTCCGTGCGCTCTTCACCCTGATGGCGGCGGCGGCTGCGATCTCCGGCTGGTTGTTGGCGCGGAGTCCCGGCGATCCCCTGGATCGATCCTCAGGCAGCCACCCGTTCCGTGCCCTGAGCCATCTGGGCCGCGACAAGGCTTTCCGCTGGCTCATCGTCATCTGGATGTTCATGGGTTTTGGCAACCTGATGATGACCCCGTTGCGGGTCAAGTTCCTGGTCGAGCCCCACTTCGGTTTCGCCTACAGCGAGGCCCAGGCGGCCTTCCTCATCGGGGTGGTGCCTTCGGTGGTGATTTTTTGCCTCACTTGGTGGTGGGGGAAATTATTCGACCGGATCAACTTTTTCGTCCTGCGGGCCTTTCTCAACATCACCTTCCTGCTTTCCAATCTGTTCTTCTTCCTGGTCGGGCATTATTGGGGATTCCTGGTGGGGATGTTGCTGCTGGGGGTTTCCTTTGCCGGGGGCAACGTGGCCTGGAGCCTATGGGTGACGAAAATCGCCCGGCCCGAGCATGTGGCGGATTACATGTCGGTGCACACCTTCATGACCGGTCTGAGGGGGGTGGTGGCCCCGATGCTGGCGGTTTATCTGGCGAGCGTGCTGCCCATGCCCTGGATTGTCGCTTTGAGCAGTCTGTTGATTCTGGTCTCGCTGGCCCTGATCGGTCCCGAACTGAACCACTGGCACCGCCGTCGCAAGGCCCAGCCGGTGGCGGAAGGCATTGCCGAGTGACTTTTCACCACGAAGGACGCCAAGGACGCGAAGCAATTCTTTTTTGAAAAGGGTGAAAACTTTGCGCCCTTCGTGATCTTCGCGGTAAACTATGCGGGTGCCCAATGCCCTGATCCACGAGAAGTCGCCCTACCTGTTGCAGCATGCCCACAACCCGGTGGACTGGTTGCCGTGGGGGGAGCCGGCTTTCGCCCGCGCTCGGGACGAGGACAAACCAATCTTTCTTTCGGTGGGCTATTCCACCTGCCATTG includes:
- a CDS encoding four helix bundle protein, which gives rise to MGQDHTFDHEKLRVYQAALDFVVWTTDFLSEMDVKASFKDQLDRASTSVVLNIAEGNAKWTSNDRARFLRIAMGSALECAACLDVAVAKKAIEAAKTVRGKELLRAVVAMLTGLLQDSASRLREEP
- a CDS encoding MFS transporter, coding for MNPTREQITFRLERIRAVASGVVEPLGGTFFLMIAIKFYGAGDTAQAIAATGGSAGLLLGPPVVSWVQGTGWPVNRVLAGFQLALAFFLLLAAWVPWLPVYVAAGLVTLTLLTAAVPLATEFYQQNYPPERRGTLFSISSTIRLGFAAVVTWAAGEWMVRDPANFRALFTLMAAAAAISGWLLARSPGDPLDRSSGSHPFRALSHLGRDKAFRWLIVIWMFMGFGNLMMTPLRVKFLVEPHFGFAYSEAQAAFLIGVVPSVVIFCLTWWWGKLFDRINFFVLRAFLNITFLLSNLFFFLVGHYWGFLVGMLLLGVSFAGGNVAWSLWVTKIARPEHVADYMSVHTFMTGLRGVVAPMLAVYLASVLPMPWIVALSSLLILVSLALIGPELNHWHRRRKAQPVAEGIAE